One stretch of Ipomoea triloba cultivar NCNSP0323 chromosome 8, ASM357664v1 DNA includes these proteins:
- the LOC116026552 gene encoding copper chaperone for superoxide dismutase, chloroplastic/cytosolic-like isoform X1, translating into MEAPSSDHQPSSVQNGAVLPELLTEFMVDMSCEGCVKSVKGKLQNVEGVKNVDVDLSNQVVRVLGSSPVKMLTEALEQTGRKSRLIGQGVPEDFLISAAVAEFKGPDIFGVVRLAQVNMELARIEANFSGLSPGKHGWSINEFGDLTRGVASTGKLYSPTTDTEKLLGDLGTLDVDEKGDAFYSGVKEKLRIAELIGRAIAVYETEDKRDPGLKAAVIARSAGVGENYKKLCTCDGTTIWEASSKI; encoded by the exons ATGGAGGCGCCCTCATCCGATCATCAACCCTCGTCTGTTCAG AACGGTGCCGTTTTACCTGAGTTGCTT ACAGAGTTTATGGTGGATATGTCGTGTGAGGGTTGCGTGAAGTCCGTGAAGGGTAAATTGCAGAATGTTGAAG GAGTTAAGAATGTCGATGTAGATCTAAGTAACCAAGTCGTTAGGGTTCTCGGGTCTTCACCTGTGAAGATGCTGACGGAAGCATTGGAGCAAACTGGTCGAAAGTCTCGACTGATTGGACAAGGAGTTCCAGAAG ATTTCCTTATATCTGCTGCTGTAGCCGAATTCAAAGGACCAGATATTTTTGGCGTTGTTCGCTTGGCCCAAGTGAATATGGAATTGGCTCGGATTGAAGCTAACTTTAGCGGACTATCACCAGGAAAACATGGTTGGTCCATCAATGAATTCGGCGATCTCACAAGAGGTGTAGCTAGCACTGGAAAACTGTACAGTCCAACAACTGACACTGAAAAG CTACTCGGTGACCTGGGGACACTAGACGTTGATGAGAAAGGTGATGCATTTTATTCTGGCGTTAAGGAGAAGCTGAGAATTGCAGAGCTCATAGGGAGGGCCATTGCGGTGTATGAAACTGAAGATAAAAGAGATCCAGGACTTAAAGCAGCAGTGATAGCTAGAAGTGCTGGAGTTGGTGAGAATTACAAGAAACTTTGCACCTGCGATGGGACAACTATTTGGGAAGCAAGCAGTAAAATTTGA
- the LOC116026900 gene encoding leucine-rich repeat extensin-like protein 5, with amino-acid sequence MAIVAVFAISAAMATAAAPTRPYRGRRLAQYATPATPPWPTLPPTAPSSSISPPYNPETPGSSDIPATPATPSWPINPETPGTSEIPETPGTPSWPTVPAISPSINNSPSYWPPVPATPSAASPSWIPGKPMASPPWPTLPPY; translated from the coding sequence ATGGCCATTGTTGCAGTGTTTGCCATTTCAGCGGCTATGGCTACTGCCGCCGCTCCAACTCGGCCTTATCGTGGCCGGAGATTGGCTCAGTATGCAACTCCGGCCACCCCACCTTGGCCAACTCTTCCACCCACAGCTCCATCATCATCTATCTCTCCACCATATAATCCAGAAACTCCGGGCAGTTCAGATATTCCGGCGACTCCAGCAACCCCTTCTTGGCCAATTAATCCAGAAACTCCGGGCACTTCAGAGATTCCGGAAACTCCAGGAACCCCTTCTTGGCCAACTGTTCCAGCTATTAGTCCGTCCATTAATAATTCTCCATCTTATTGGCCACCTGTTCCAGCAACTCCATCCGCCGCCTCGCCATCTTGGATTCCGGGAAAGCCTATGGCCTCTCCACCCTGGCCGACGCTTCCGCCTTACTAA
- the LOC116027344 gene encoding uncharacterized protein LOC116027344, with protein sequence MAKQSQTVFLEVWLQSIIGGSSSSVSSRQPSLTSAQAIIQAWADLRDSVQQQAFNSHNLQSLHTLITSQNSLYIADPQAKLLLSLMSSPKISLPQESYPLLLKLLYIWIRKSSRPSSLVVDYAVEVLLNLFSVHFHSEKISVFYSEGVLLLGALSFVTSASEKSRKACLEMLCMLLEQDFKLICMSEGLIPNVLAGIGYALSCPLNIYFVRILGILFGVWDKTDVPLASIENGLLVLHLTEWVLSNLISSHSSDRIDLFKREILESPPQNYASFAVVMAAAGVLRTINRTNANLLMHLRIPAEERIAVVAGDLISRTQDANSSGVKLKNSFLLQCVSLALSKCGTVSHRASLLFCLAEALLTEIFPLQSIYTRILESHAGNLVEIEINVQEHLNSTIFKEAGSITAVFCNQYVSSGEVNRSTVENLIWDYCQDVYLWHRQVALMLQYRKDGLSVNLEKIAESAFLMVVVFALAVTKHKLGSGIAHEDQLKLSVQILVSFSCMEYFRRMRLQEYMDVIRAVITSVQENESACVSFVKSMPSYANLTNNPGSSTFQELNYSWSTDEVQTARILFYLRVIPTCIECMPASMFGTVVAPIMFLYMGHPTRKVARASHSVFVAFISSGKDPIHDERVTLKEKLVFYYMIRSLEAYPDITPFEGVASGVTALVRHLPAGSPSIFYCIHSLVEKVNGLCSVIKNWEGEIEPTKKMLELLLRLLSLVDIQVLPSLMKLLAQLIVQLPTDGQNMVLNDLYQQIAELDDVTRKPAIVSWVQSLSYLCSQDTSRRVSIEASEVHTASIGNTDTLSLNKINARL encoded by the exons ATGGCTAAGCAATCTCAAACAGTTTTCCTTGAAGTATGGCTGCAAAGCATCATTGGTGGGAGCAGCAGCAGTGTGAGCTCAAGACAGCCATCTTTGACATCTGCTCAAGCCATAATACAAGCATGGGCAGATTTGCGGGACTCAGTTCAACAACAGGCCTTCAATTCTCATAACCTCCAATCTTTGCATACTCTTATTACCTCTCAAAACTCACTGTATATTGCCGATCCACAAGCAAAACTTCTACTCTCTCTTATGTCCTCACCTAAAATCTCCCTCCCACAGGAATCTTATCCTTTACTTCTGAAACTTCTGTATATCTGGATTAGGAAATCATCCAGACCCTCTTCTCTTGTTGTTGATTATGCTGTTGAGGTTCTCTTGAACCTTTTCTCTGTACATTTTCATTCTGAAAAAATCTCTGTTTTCTACTCTGAAGGTGTTCTTCTACTTGGTGCCCTTTCTTTTGTAACTTCAGCATCAGAGAAATCTAGAAAGGCCTGCCTAGAGATGCTCTGCATGCTACTTGAACAAGATTTTAAATTGATCTGCATGTCTGAAGGACTAATTCCCAATGTTCTTGCAGGAATTGGTTATGCTTTATCTTGCCCTctgaatatttattttgttagaATTCTAGGCATTCTATTTGGAGTTTGGGATAAAACTGATGTTCCTTTGGCTAGCATTGAGAACGGACTTCTAGTACTACATTTAACTGAGTGGGTCCTGTCAAATTTAATCAGTTCACACTCTTCAGATCGCATTGATCTTTTCAAAAGAGAGATATTGGAGAGTCCACCACAGAATTATGCATCATTTGCTGTTGTAATGGCTGCAGCTGGAGTTCTAAGGACTATCAATAGAACCAATGCAAATTTGCTAATGCACCTGAGAATTCCTGCAGAGGAGCGAATTGCAGTTGTTGCAGGAGACTTGATTTCAAGAACTCAAGATGCTAACTCTTCAGGTGTGAAGCTGAAAAACAGTTTTCTACTACAGTGTGTGTCATTAGCATTATCCAAATGTGGTACTGTTTCTCATAGAGCTTCTTTGCTTTTCTGCCTTGCGGAAGCATTACTGACTGAAATCTTCCCATTGCAATCCATCTACACTAGGATCCTAGAGTCGCATGCTGGGAATTTGGTGGAAATTGAGATAAATGTTCAGGAGCATTTGAATAGCACTATATTTAAAGAAGCAGGAAGTATCACTGCTGTTTTCTGCAATCAATATGTCTCATCTGGTGAAGTAAACCGAAGTACTGTAGAGAATCTTATATGGGATTACTGTCAGGATGTCTACTTGTGGCATCGGCAGGTGGCTTTAATGCTACAATACAGGAAGGATGGTTTATCTGTGAATCTAGAAAAAATTGCTGAATCTGCTTTCCTTATGGTTGTGGTCTTTGCATTGGCAGTAACAAAGCACAAGCTAGGATCGGGTATTGCCCATGAAGATCAATTGAAACTTTCTGTACAGATAttagtttctttttcttgtaTGGAATATTTCCGACGGATGCGTTTGCAGGAATATATGGATGTAATTAGAGCAGTTATTACTAGTGTACAGGAAAATGAATCAGCTTGTGTGTCATTTGTGAAATCAATGCCATCTTATGCCAATTTGACAAACAATCCAG GGTCATCCACTTTTCAAGAACTGAATTATTCATGGTCCACTGATGAAGTGCAAACTGCTcggattttgttttatttgcgTGTTATTCCAACTTGCATTGAATGTATGCCAGCCTCCATGTTTGGAACAGTGGTGGCACCAATTATGTTCTT ATATATGGGTCATCCAACTCGAAAAGTAGCTAGAGCATCGCACTCAGTATTTGTGGCTTTCATTTCATCTGGAAAGGATCCTATCCACGATGAAAGAGTTACACTAAAGGAGAAACTTGTCTTTTATTACATGATAAGATCTTTGGAG GCATATCCAGATATTACACCTTTTGAGGGAGTTGCTTCTGGAGTTACTGCTCTTGTTAGACATCTTCCTGCTGGAAGCCCGTCAATATTCTATTGCATCCATAGTCTTGTTGAAAAAGTAAATGGCCTCTGCTCTGTTATCAAAAATTGGGAAGGAGAAATAGAGCCTACGAAGAAAATGTTAGAGTTACTTTTGAGACTCCTTTCTCTTGTTGATATACAG GTTCTGCCTAGTTTGATGAAGCTACTGGCCCAGCTGATTGTTCAACTACCCACTGATGGCCAGAATATGGTTCTTAATGATTTATATCAACAGATTGCAGAGTTAGATGATGTTACAAGGAAACCCGCGATAGTTTCATGGGTACAGTCACTATCTTATCTTTGTTCTCAAGATACTAGCAGGAGAGTTTCGATTGAGGCATCAGAAGTGCACACTGCTTCCATTGGAAATACAGACACGTTAAGCTTGAACAAAATCAATGCACGATTGTGA
- the LOC116026552 gene encoding copper chaperone for superoxide dismutase, chloroplastic/cytosolic-like isoform X2, which translates to MVDMSCEGCVKSVKGKLQNVEGVKNVDVDLSNQVVRVLGSSPVKMLTEALEQTGRKSRLIGQGVPEDFLISAAVAEFKGPDIFGVVRLAQVNMELARIEANFSGLSPGKHGWSINEFGDLTRGVASTGKLYSPTTDTEKLLGDLGTLDVDEKGDAFYSGVKEKLRIAELIGRAIAVYETEDKRDPGLKAAVIARSAGVGENYKKLCTCDGTTIWEASSKI; encoded by the exons ATGGTGGATATGTCGTGTGAGGGTTGCGTGAAGTCCGTGAAGGGTAAATTGCAGAATGTTGAAG GAGTTAAGAATGTCGATGTAGATCTAAGTAACCAAGTCGTTAGGGTTCTCGGGTCTTCACCTGTGAAGATGCTGACGGAAGCATTGGAGCAAACTGGTCGAAAGTCTCGACTGATTGGACAAGGAGTTCCAGAAG ATTTCCTTATATCTGCTGCTGTAGCCGAATTCAAAGGACCAGATATTTTTGGCGTTGTTCGCTTGGCCCAAGTGAATATGGAATTGGCTCGGATTGAAGCTAACTTTAGCGGACTATCACCAGGAAAACATGGTTGGTCCATCAATGAATTCGGCGATCTCACAAGAGGTGTAGCTAGCACTGGAAAACTGTACAGTCCAACAACTGACACTGAAAAG CTACTCGGTGACCTGGGGACACTAGACGTTGATGAGAAAGGTGATGCATTTTATTCTGGCGTTAAGGAGAAGCTGAGAATTGCAGAGCTCATAGGGAGGGCCATTGCGGTGTATGAAACTGAAGATAAAAGAGATCCAGGACTTAAAGCAGCAGTGATAGCTAGAAGTGCTGGAGTTGGTGAGAATTACAAGAAACTTTGCACCTGCGATGGGACAACTATTTGGGAAGCAAGCAGTAAAATTTGA